The following are encoded together in the Girardinichthys multiradiatus isolate DD_20200921_A chromosome X, DD_fGirMul_XY1, whole genome shotgun sequence genome:
- the LOC124863064 gene encoding MHC class II regulatory factor RFX1-like isoform X4 produces the protein MATSAYVGEMQPAAQLQGAAVTVTSGQPDNASTSATTPQFLAEIQTTVVTPTVVTPTGQTTPTEQASSVASQKPAAGSQPQTASQVQPAQTQYVTAEIQGSPTQSGNAQSTPQYIVVTVTEGSLHSSDSVSDSSPPPAVVQTGVPTQVVQQVQAAQQRSVVQATSQIAKTEPGTQLSVANLQPVHITQEPPVSVMIVVLGRDRTVDEMQLHPLTEDPECLAWVLDDTVFDQVQQQLASVPVQHVYTNQVQYVEGDNNYTTSTIRSGNFPYTETPLYTQSTAAQYYEGQPTSGTQASSPSTSLTVAVTAGTTGGVSMFVAQPTSAAEGGAAVVTTGGTANGSEEGAGTNGSAVGSYVIQGGYMLGSGSNSSSSSSNGGAAGNSQTYSHSARASPATVQWLLDNYETAEGVSLPRSTLYCHYLLHCQEQKLEPVNAASFGKLIRSVFMGLRTRRLGTRGNSKYHYYGLRIKAGSSLLRLMEDQQHLAMRQQPFSQKQRLKPVHKVEGMTNGTAAGAGQQQQQQQGSGHVDISTQVQQYQQFLDASQALPEFPDIDLHGKSFPEGIELDHIKSFQLLYREHCEAILDVMVNLQFTLVETLWKTFWRFSQSQAGDTPMAVHDESEKRLPKSCLVLLCKYEPVLRWCHDCDNSLYQSLVEILIPDVLRPIPSALTQAIRNFAKSLESWLTNAMMNIPEEMVRIKVTSANAFAQTLRRYTSLNHLAQAARAVLQNTAQINQMLSDLNRVDFANVQEQASWVCRCEDRVVQRLEQDFKLTLQQQNSLEQWAAWLDGVVSQVLKPYQHSPAFPKAAKLFLLKWSFYSSMVIRDLTLRSAASFGSFHLIRLLYDEYMYYLIEHRVAQAKGETPIAVMGEFASLGRGLNQLDPDKEEEEEEDDESEEEGQELSLPADGAVLGEESLEPPAKLARMDQRVLFTTGSGDN, from the exons ATGGCCACCTCAGCCTATGTAGGGGAGATGCAACCAGCAGCCCAACTTCAGGGGGCAGCTGTGACCGTCACATCGGGTCAGCCTGACAATGCCTCCACCTCTGCAACCACTCCTCAGTTTCTGGCAGAAATTCAAACAACTGTTGTTACCCCCACTGTCGTCACACCCACAGGCCAAACTACTCCCACTGAACAGGCCTCCTCCGTCGCCTCTCAGAAGCCTGCAGCTGGGAGTCAACCCCAAACCGCTTCACAGGTGCAGCCGGCTCAAACACAGTACGTGACGGCAGAGATCCAGGGTTCCCCCACGCAGTCTGGAAATGCTCAAAGCACTCCTCAGTACATTGTTGTCACAGTCACAG AGGGTTCCCTTCACTCAAGCGACAGCGTGTCAGATTCTAGcccacctccagctgtggtGCAGACAGGAGTTCCCACACAGGTTGTTCAGCAGGTACAGGCAGCCCAGCAG aGGTCAGTGGTGCAAGCCACTTCTCAGATAGCCAAAACTGAGCCAGGCACACAGCTCAGTGTCGCCAATCTACAGCCTGTTCATATCACACAGGAA CCTCCTGTTTCAGTGATGATCGTGGTGTTAGGCAGAGATAGGACAGTAGACGAGATGCAGCTTCATCCTCTGACAGAAGATCCTGAATGCTTGGCCTGGGTGCTAGATGACACTGTTTTTGACCAA GTCCAGCAGCAGCTTGCTTCAGTGCCGGTGCAGCATGTTTACACCAACCAAGTGCAGTATGTGGAAGGAGACAATaactacaccaccagcaccat TCGCTCCGGCAACTTCCCTTACACTGAAACGCCCCTGTATACCCAGAGCACAGCTGCCCAGTATTACGAAGGTCAGCCAACATCGGGCACACAGGCCTCATCCCCCAGCACAAGTTTGACAGTTGCTGTGACTGCGGGCACCACAGGGGGTGTGTCCATGTTTGTGGCCCAGCCCACTAGTGCAGCAGAGGGTGGGGCCGCTGTAGTGACCACCGGGGGTACTGCCAACGGGTCAGAGGAAGGGGCAGGCACCAATGGTAGCGCTGTAGGCAGCTACGTGATCCAGGGTGGTTACATGCTGGGCAgtggcagcaacagcagcagcagcagcagcaacggaGGGGCGGCCGGGAACAGTCAGACCTACTCACACAGCGCCCGCGCCTCCCCAGCCACT GTACAGTGGTTGCTGGACAACTATGAGACGGCTGAAGGAGTAAGTCTGCCACGTTCCACCCTGTACTGCCACTACCTGCTGCACTGCCAGGAACAGAAACTCGAACCAGTCAATGCTGCTTCCTTTGGGAAACTCATTCGGTCCGTGTTCATGGGGTTACGCACACGACGACTGGGCACTCG GGGTAATTCTAAATACCACTATTATGGACTGAGAATCAAGGCAGGCTCATCTCTTCTCCGCCTGATGGAAGACCAACAACATCTGGCCATGAGACAACAGCCATTCTCTCAGAAACAAAG GTTGAAGCCTGTGCATAAAGTTGAAGGTATGACCAATGGGACAGCAGCAGGAGCAGGccagcagcaacaacagcaacagGGATCAGGACATGTGGACATCAGTACCCAGGTCCAGCAGTACCAGCAGTTCCTGG ATGCTTCCCAAGCTCTCCCAGAGTTTCCAGACATCGACCTCCATGGGAAGTCTTTCCCAGAGGGAATTGAGCTCGACCATATAAAGAGctttcagctgctttacagAGAACACTGTGAG GCCATACTGGATGTGATGGTCAATCTGCAGTTTACGCTGGTAGAGACTCTGTGGAAAACCTTCTGGAGGTTCAGTCAAAGTCAAGCTGGAGATACCCCAATGGCTGT GCACGATGAGTCAGAGAAGCGCCTCCCAAAATCCTGCCTGGTGTTGCTGTGCAAGTACGAGCCGGTGCTGCGCTGGTGCCATGACTGTGACAACAGCCTGTACCAGAGCCTGGTGGAGATCCtcatccctgatgtcctcagaCCCATCCCCA GTGCCTTAACACAAGCCATTCGTAACTTTGCCAAAAGCCTTGAGAGCTGGCTGACCAACGCCATGATGAACATCCCTGAGGAAATGGTCCGCATCAAG GTGACATCAGCCAATGCTTTTGCCCAGACGCTGCGTCGCTACACCAGTCTGAACCATCTGGCACAGGCAGCCCGCGCTGTCCTCCAGAACACAGCTCAGATAAACCAGATGCTCTCTGACCTCAACCGAGTTGACTTTGCAAACGTCCAG GAGCAGGCTTCATGGGTGTGCAGATGTGAAGACCGTGTCGTACAGCGGCTGGAGCAGGACTTCAAGCTGACCTTGCAGCAGCAGAACTCCTTAGAGCAGTGGGCTGCATGGCTTGATGGGGTGGTCTCCCAGGTCCTGAAACCTTATCAGCACAGCCCTGCCTTTCCAAAGGCTGCCAAGCTCTTCTTACTTAAGTGGTCGTTTTACAG TTCCATGGTGATCAGAGACCTGACCCTGCGAAGTGCAGCCAGTTTTGGTTCGTTTCACTTGATCCGTCTGCTGTATGATGAGTACATGTACTACCTTATAGAGCACAGAGTGGCCCAGGCTAAAGGAGAAACCCCCATCGCTGTTATGGGAGAG TTTGCCAGTTTAGGTCGTGGTCTGAACCAGCTGGATCCTGACAAAG aagaggaggaggaagaagatgatGAGAGTGAGGAAGAAGGCCAGGAGCTGTCCCTTCCCGCTGACGGGGCCGTTCTTGGAGAGGAGTCTCTGGAACCTCCAGCCAAGTTAGCCAGAATGGATCAGCGAGTCCTCTTCACCACGGGCTCGGGTGATAACTAA
- the LOC124863064 gene encoding MHC class II regulatory factor RFX1-like isoform X7, whose translation MATSAYVGEMQPAAQLQGAAVTVTSGQPDNASTSATTPQFLAEIQTTVVTPTVVTPTGQTTPTEQASSVASQKPAAGSQPQTASQVQPAQTQYVTAEIQGSPTQSGNAQSTPQYIVVTVTEGSLHSSDSVSDSSPPPAVVQTGVPTQVVQQVQAAQQRSVVQATSQIAKTEPGTQLSVANLQPVHITQEVQQQLASVPVQHVYTNQVQYVEGDNNYTTSTIRSGNFPYTETPLYTQSTAAQYYEGQPTSGTQASSPSTSLTVAVTAGTTGGVSMFVAQPTSAAEGGAAVVTTGGTANGSEEGAGTNGSAVGSYVIQGGYMLGSGSNSSSSSSNGGAAGNSQTYSHSARASPATVSITEGEESSVPSADKKVQWLLDNYETAEGVSLPRSTLYCHYLLHCQEQKLEPVNAASFGKLIRSVFMGLRTRRLGTRGNSKYHYYGLRIKAGSSLLRLMEDQQHLAMRQQPFSQKQRLKPVHKVEGMTNGTAAGAGQQQQQQQGSGHVDISTQVQQYQQFLDASQALPEFPDIDLHGKSFPEGIELDHIKSFQLLYREHCEAILDVMVNLQFTLVETLWKTFWRFSQSQAGDTPMAVHDESEKRLPKSCLVLLCKYEPVLRWCHDCDNSLYQSLVEILIPDVLRPIPSALTQAIRNFAKSLESWLTNAMMNIPEEMVRIKVTSANAFAQTLRRYTSLNHLAQAARAVLQNTAQINQMLSDLNRVDFANVQEQASWVCRCEDRVVQRLEQDFKLTLQQQNSLEQWAAWLDGVVSQVLKPYQHSPAFPKAAKLFLLKWSFYSSMVIRDLTLRSAASFGSFHLIRLLYDEYMYYLIEHRVAQAKGETPIAVMGEFASLGRGLNQLDPDKEEEEEEDDESEEEGQELSLPADGAVLGEESLEPPAKLARMDQRVLFTTGSGDN comes from the exons ATGGCCACCTCAGCCTATGTAGGGGAGATGCAACCAGCAGCCCAACTTCAGGGGGCAGCTGTGACCGTCACATCGGGTCAGCCTGACAATGCCTCCACCTCTGCAACCACTCCTCAGTTTCTGGCAGAAATTCAAACAACTGTTGTTACCCCCACTGTCGTCACACCCACAGGCCAAACTACTCCCACTGAACAGGCCTCCTCCGTCGCCTCTCAGAAGCCTGCAGCTGGGAGTCAACCCCAAACCGCTTCACAGGTGCAGCCGGCTCAAACACAGTACGTGACGGCAGAGATCCAGGGTTCCCCCACGCAGTCTGGAAATGCTCAAAGCACTCCTCAGTACATTGTTGTCACAGTCACAG AGGGTTCCCTTCACTCAAGCGACAGCGTGTCAGATTCTAGcccacctccagctgtggtGCAGACAGGAGTTCCCACACAGGTTGTTCAGCAGGTACAGGCAGCCCAGCAG aGGTCAGTGGTGCAAGCCACTTCTCAGATAGCCAAAACTGAGCCAGGCACACAGCTCAGTGTCGCCAATCTACAGCCTGTTCATATCACACAGGAA GTCCAGCAGCAGCTTGCTTCAGTGCCGGTGCAGCATGTTTACACCAACCAAGTGCAGTATGTGGAAGGAGACAATaactacaccaccagcaccat TCGCTCCGGCAACTTCCCTTACACTGAAACGCCCCTGTATACCCAGAGCACAGCTGCCCAGTATTACGAAGGTCAGCCAACATCGGGCACACAGGCCTCATCCCCCAGCACAAGTTTGACAGTTGCTGTGACTGCGGGCACCACAGGGGGTGTGTCCATGTTTGTGGCCCAGCCCACTAGTGCAGCAGAGGGTGGGGCCGCTGTAGTGACCACCGGGGGTACTGCCAACGGGTCAGAGGAAGGGGCAGGCACCAATGGTAGCGCTGTAGGCAGCTACGTGATCCAGGGTGGTTACATGCTGGGCAgtggcagcaacagcagcagcagcagcagcaacggaGGGGCGGCCGGGAACAGTCAGACCTACTCACACAGCGCCCGCGCCTCCCCAGCCACTGTGAGTATTACAGAGGGCGAGGAGAGTAGCGTGCCGTCGGCAGACAAGAAG GTACAGTGGTTGCTGGACAACTATGAGACGGCTGAAGGAGTAAGTCTGCCACGTTCCACCCTGTACTGCCACTACCTGCTGCACTGCCAGGAACAGAAACTCGAACCAGTCAATGCTGCTTCCTTTGGGAAACTCATTCGGTCCGTGTTCATGGGGTTACGCACACGACGACTGGGCACTCG GGGTAATTCTAAATACCACTATTATGGACTGAGAATCAAGGCAGGCTCATCTCTTCTCCGCCTGATGGAAGACCAACAACATCTGGCCATGAGACAACAGCCATTCTCTCAGAAACAAAG GTTGAAGCCTGTGCATAAAGTTGAAGGTATGACCAATGGGACAGCAGCAGGAGCAGGccagcagcaacaacagcaacagGGATCAGGACATGTGGACATCAGTACCCAGGTCCAGCAGTACCAGCAGTTCCTGG ATGCTTCCCAAGCTCTCCCAGAGTTTCCAGACATCGACCTCCATGGGAAGTCTTTCCCAGAGGGAATTGAGCTCGACCATATAAAGAGctttcagctgctttacagAGAACACTGTGAG GCCATACTGGATGTGATGGTCAATCTGCAGTTTACGCTGGTAGAGACTCTGTGGAAAACCTTCTGGAGGTTCAGTCAAAGTCAAGCTGGAGATACCCCAATGGCTGT GCACGATGAGTCAGAGAAGCGCCTCCCAAAATCCTGCCTGGTGTTGCTGTGCAAGTACGAGCCGGTGCTGCGCTGGTGCCATGACTGTGACAACAGCCTGTACCAGAGCCTGGTGGAGATCCtcatccctgatgtcctcagaCCCATCCCCA GTGCCTTAACACAAGCCATTCGTAACTTTGCCAAAAGCCTTGAGAGCTGGCTGACCAACGCCATGATGAACATCCCTGAGGAAATGGTCCGCATCAAG GTGACATCAGCCAATGCTTTTGCCCAGACGCTGCGTCGCTACACCAGTCTGAACCATCTGGCACAGGCAGCCCGCGCTGTCCTCCAGAACACAGCTCAGATAAACCAGATGCTCTCTGACCTCAACCGAGTTGACTTTGCAAACGTCCAG GAGCAGGCTTCATGGGTGTGCAGATGTGAAGACCGTGTCGTACAGCGGCTGGAGCAGGACTTCAAGCTGACCTTGCAGCAGCAGAACTCCTTAGAGCAGTGGGCTGCATGGCTTGATGGGGTGGTCTCCCAGGTCCTGAAACCTTATCAGCACAGCCCTGCCTTTCCAAAGGCTGCCAAGCTCTTCTTACTTAAGTGGTCGTTTTACAG TTCCATGGTGATCAGAGACCTGACCCTGCGAAGTGCAGCCAGTTTTGGTTCGTTTCACTTGATCCGTCTGCTGTATGATGAGTACATGTACTACCTTATAGAGCACAGAGTGGCCCAGGCTAAAGGAGAAACCCCCATCGCTGTTATGGGAGAG TTTGCCAGTTTAGGTCGTGGTCTGAACCAGCTGGATCCTGACAAAG aagaggaggaggaagaagatgatGAGAGTGAGGAAGAAGGCCAGGAGCTGTCCCTTCCCGCTGACGGGGCCGTTCTTGGAGAGGAGTCTCTGGAACCTCCAGCCAAGTTAGCCAGAATGGATCAGCGAGTCCTCTTCACCACGGGCTCGGGTGATAACTAA
- the LOC124863064 gene encoding MHC class II regulatory factor RFX1-like isoform X8, which translates to MATSAYVGEMQPAAQLQGAAVTVTSGQPDNASTSATTPQFLAEIQTTVVTPTVVTPTGQTTPTEQASSVASQKPAAGSQPQTASQVQPAQTQYVTAEIQGSPTQSGNAQSTPQYIVVTVTEGSLHSSDSVSDSSPPPAVVQTGVPTQVVQQVQAAQQRSVVQATSQIAKTEPGTQLSVANLQPVHITQEVQQQLASVPVQHVYTNQVHRSGNFPYTETPLYTQSTAAQYYEGQPTSGTQASSPSTSLTVAVTAGTTGGVSMFVAQPTSAAEGGAAVVTTGGTANGSEEGAGTNGSAVGSYVIQGGYMLGSGSNSSSSSSNGGAAGNSQTYSHSARASPATVSITEGEESSVPSADKKVQWLLDNYETAEGVSLPRSTLYCHYLLHCQEQKLEPVNAASFGKLIRSVFMGLRTRRLGTRGNSKYHYYGLRIKAGSSLLRLMEDQQHLAMRQQPFSQKQRLKPVHKVEGMTNGTAAGAGQQQQQQQGSGHVDISTQVQQYQQFLDASQALPEFPDIDLHGKSFPEGIELDHIKSFQLLYREHCEAILDVMVNLQFTLVETLWKTFWRFSQSQAGDTPMAVHDESEKRLPKSCLVLLCKYEPVLRWCHDCDNSLYQSLVEILIPDVLRPIPSALTQAIRNFAKSLESWLTNAMMNIPEEMVRIKVTSANAFAQTLRRYTSLNHLAQAARAVLQNTAQINQMLSDLNRVDFANVQEQASWVCRCEDRVVQRLEQDFKLTLQQQNSLEQWAAWLDGVVSQVLKPYQHSPAFPKAAKLFLLKWSFYSSMVIRDLTLRSAASFGSFHLIRLLYDEYMYYLIEHRVAQAKGETPIAVMGEFASLGRGLNQLDPDKEEEEEEDDESEEEGQELSLPADGAVLGEESLEPPAKLARMDQRVLFTTGSGDN; encoded by the exons ATGGCCACCTCAGCCTATGTAGGGGAGATGCAACCAGCAGCCCAACTTCAGGGGGCAGCTGTGACCGTCACATCGGGTCAGCCTGACAATGCCTCCACCTCTGCAACCACTCCTCAGTTTCTGGCAGAAATTCAAACAACTGTTGTTACCCCCACTGTCGTCACACCCACAGGCCAAACTACTCCCACTGAACAGGCCTCCTCCGTCGCCTCTCAGAAGCCTGCAGCTGGGAGTCAACCCCAAACCGCTTCACAGGTGCAGCCGGCTCAAACACAGTACGTGACGGCAGAGATCCAGGGTTCCCCCACGCAGTCTGGAAATGCTCAAAGCACTCCTCAGTACATTGTTGTCACAGTCACAG AGGGTTCCCTTCACTCAAGCGACAGCGTGTCAGATTCTAGcccacctccagctgtggtGCAGACAGGAGTTCCCACACAGGTTGTTCAGCAGGTACAGGCAGCCCAGCAG aGGTCAGTGGTGCAAGCCACTTCTCAGATAGCCAAAACTGAGCCAGGCACACAGCTCAGTGTCGCCAATCTACAGCCTGTTCATATCACACAGGAA GTCCAGCAGCAGCTTGCTTCAGTGCCGGTGCAGCATGTTTACACCAACCAAGTGCA TCGCTCCGGCAACTTCCCTTACACTGAAACGCCCCTGTATACCCAGAGCACAGCTGCCCAGTATTACGAAGGTCAGCCAACATCGGGCACACAGGCCTCATCCCCCAGCACAAGTTTGACAGTTGCTGTGACTGCGGGCACCACAGGGGGTGTGTCCATGTTTGTGGCCCAGCCCACTAGTGCAGCAGAGGGTGGGGCCGCTGTAGTGACCACCGGGGGTACTGCCAACGGGTCAGAGGAAGGGGCAGGCACCAATGGTAGCGCTGTAGGCAGCTACGTGATCCAGGGTGGTTACATGCTGGGCAgtggcagcaacagcagcagcagcagcagcaacggaGGGGCGGCCGGGAACAGTCAGACCTACTCACACAGCGCCCGCGCCTCCCCAGCCACTGTGAGTATTACAGAGGGCGAGGAGAGTAGCGTGCCGTCGGCAGACAAGAAG GTACAGTGGTTGCTGGACAACTATGAGACGGCTGAAGGAGTAAGTCTGCCACGTTCCACCCTGTACTGCCACTACCTGCTGCACTGCCAGGAACAGAAACTCGAACCAGTCAATGCTGCTTCCTTTGGGAAACTCATTCGGTCCGTGTTCATGGGGTTACGCACACGACGACTGGGCACTCG GGGTAATTCTAAATACCACTATTATGGACTGAGAATCAAGGCAGGCTCATCTCTTCTCCGCCTGATGGAAGACCAACAACATCTGGCCATGAGACAACAGCCATTCTCTCAGAAACAAAG GTTGAAGCCTGTGCATAAAGTTGAAGGTATGACCAATGGGACAGCAGCAGGAGCAGGccagcagcaacaacagcaacagGGATCAGGACATGTGGACATCAGTACCCAGGTCCAGCAGTACCAGCAGTTCCTGG ATGCTTCCCAAGCTCTCCCAGAGTTTCCAGACATCGACCTCCATGGGAAGTCTTTCCCAGAGGGAATTGAGCTCGACCATATAAAGAGctttcagctgctttacagAGAACACTGTGAG GCCATACTGGATGTGATGGTCAATCTGCAGTTTACGCTGGTAGAGACTCTGTGGAAAACCTTCTGGAGGTTCAGTCAAAGTCAAGCTGGAGATACCCCAATGGCTGT GCACGATGAGTCAGAGAAGCGCCTCCCAAAATCCTGCCTGGTGTTGCTGTGCAAGTACGAGCCGGTGCTGCGCTGGTGCCATGACTGTGACAACAGCCTGTACCAGAGCCTGGTGGAGATCCtcatccctgatgtcctcagaCCCATCCCCA GTGCCTTAACACAAGCCATTCGTAACTTTGCCAAAAGCCTTGAGAGCTGGCTGACCAACGCCATGATGAACATCCCTGAGGAAATGGTCCGCATCAAG GTGACATCAGCCAATGCTTTTGCCCAGACGCTGCGTCGCTACACCAGTCTGAACCATCTGGCACAGGCAGCCCGCGCTGTCCTCCAGAACACAGCTCAGATAAACCAGATGCTCTCTGACCTCAACCGAGTTGACTTTGCAAACGTCCAG GAGCAGGCTTCATGGGTGTGCAGATGTGAAGACCGTGTCGTACAGCGGCTGGAGCAGGACTTCAAGCTGACCTTGCAGCAGCAGAACTCCTTAGAGCAGTGGGCTGCATGGCTTGATGGGGTGGTCTCCCAGGTCCTGAAACCTTATCAGCACAGCCCTGCCTTTCCAAAGGCTGCCAAGCTCTTCTTACTTAAGTGGTCGTTTTACAG TTCCATGGTGATCAGAGACCTGACCCTGCGAAGTGCAGCCAGTTTTGGTTCGTTTCACTTGATCCGTCTGCTGTATGATGAGTACATGTACTACCTTATAGAGCACAGAGTGGCCCAGGCTAAAGGAGAAACCCCCATCGCTGTTATGGGAGAG TTTGCCAGTTTAGGTCGTGGTCTGAACCAGCTGGATCCTGACAAAG aagaggaggaggaagaagatgatGAGAGTGAGGAAGAAGGCCAGGAGCTGTCCCTTCCCGCTGACGGGGCCGTTCTTGGAGAGGAGTCTCTGGAACCTCCAGCCAAGTTAGCCAGAATGGATCAGCGAGTCCTCTTCACCACGGGCTCGGGTGATAACTAA